From the genome of Candidatus Methanomethylophilaceae archaeon:
AATATGAAAGCGGATCTCCACGTGCATACCGTGTTCTCCAATGACGGCAAGACGACCATGGAAGAATTGGTCAGGTATGCCGTGGAGGCCGGCCTGGGATGCGTGGCCGTCACCGACCACAACAGCTTCGAGGCTTATCCCAGGCTCAAAAACGTCAAAGAAATCATTGTGATTCCCGCGGAGGAGGTCTCCTCCAAGGAAGGGCACATTGTGGCGCTGGGAATCGATACCCTGATACCCAGAGGGATGCCCATACAGGAAACCATAGACGCCATCCATGACGCCGGAGGATACGCTTTCGCGGCGCACCCGTACAGATGGTGGTCCGGTCTGGGCGAGGAAAACACTTTGAAGTATCCCTTCGACGGGATCGAGGCGAGGAACGGGAGATCCGTCCCCTCCGCCAACGTCAAATCGGAGGAGTTGGCAGCCAAAATAGGCAAACCCATTTCTGCGGGTAGCGACGCCCATACTCCGCGCCACATAGGCGAAGGGTACGTGGAACTGCCGGACGGGGCGGAGACATGGGAGGAT
Proteins encoded in this window:
- a CDS encoding PHP domain-containing protein — its product is MKADLHVHTVFSNDGKTTMEELVRYAVEAGLGCVAVTDHNSFEAYPRLKNVKEIIVIPAEEVSSKEGHIVALGIDTLIPRGMPIQETIDAIHDAGGYAFAAHPYRWWSGLGEENTLKYPFDGIEARNGRSVPSANVKSEELAAKIGKPISAGSDAHTPRHIGEGYVELPDGAETWEDVIELIMSKSARAFSGSRGWKGTMKYGTKSIGEWMLRGFKKM